The following proteins are co-located in the Flectobacillus major DSM 103 genome:
- a CDS encoding translation initiation factor, with protein MSKNKKIPLGVVYSTNPEFEYAFEEKEAVATLPANQQNLKVLLDKKARAGKQVTLITGFVGSDDDLEALGKKLKNLCGCGGSVKDGEAILQGDFREKVLNWLLQQGYKAKKVG; from the coding sequence ATGTCAAAAAATAAGAAAATCCCTTTGGGGGTGGTATATTCTACTAATCCTGAGTTTGAATATGCTTTTGAAGAAAAAGAAGCTGTAGCTACTTTGCCTGCAAATCAGCAAAATTTGAAGGTTTTGTTAGATAAAAAAGCTAGAGCAGGAAAACAGGTAACGCTTATTACGGGTTTTGTAGGAAGTGACGACGACTTGGAAGCACTTGGCAAGAAACTCAAAAACCTATGTGGTTGTGGTGGCTCTGTGAAAGATGGAGAAGCTATTCTACAAGGCGATTTTAGAGAAAAAGTATTGAACTGGTTACTCCAACAAGGTTATAAAGCTAAGAAAGTCGGTTAA
- a CDS encoding diacylglycerol/lipid kinase family protein: MIWFVLNPKSGTTTPARKNKIIQSINKQANCQLILTEYPGHATEIATRAVQQGIEKVVAVGGDGTVNEVARGLIGSETALGIIPIGSGNGLARHLNIPLKLDKAISFAIQQGTTRIDSCFVNDIPFFCTAGVGFDAFVANEFAQQDSRGLKTYAKMSLKSFRTYKPESYRIAHQGHEYAKMAFSITFANATQYGNNAMISPKSQIDDGLIDLVVLKPFPFGAAPIIGVRLFRGTLPNSRYIDMEVSEEYSLKSEKPLLIHFDGEPLQLDTNEIKISVKPKSLKVVGGLI; the protein is encoded by the coding sequence ATGATTTGGTTTGTATTGAATCCTAAGTCTGGCACTACGACCCCAGCACGAAAAAATAAAATTATACAGAGTATCAACAAACAGGCAAATTGTCAATTAATATTAACGGAGTATCCAGGCCATGCTACCGAAATTGCAACTCGGGCTGTACAACAGGGTATAGAAAAAGTTGTGGCAGTAGGAGGTGATGGTACTGTTAATGAAGTAGCTCGTGGTTTGATAGGCTCTGAAACGGCTTTGGGTATCATTCCAATTGGTTCTGGAAACGGATTGGCACGACACCTGAATATTCCCTTGAAATTAGATAAGGCGATTTCATTTGCTATTCAGCAAGGTACTACTCGTATTGACTCGTGTTTTGTTAATGATATTCCCTTCTTTTGTACAGCAGGAGTAGGCTTTGATGCTTTTGTAGCCAATGAGTTTGCTCAACAAGATTCGAGAGGCTTAAAAACCTATGCCAAAATGTCGTTGAAGTCGTTTCGGACTTATAAACCCGAATCTTACCGAATAGCTCATCAAGGTCATGAATATGCTAAAATGGCATTTTCAATTACCTTTGCCAATGCTACACAATATGGTAACAACGCTATGATTTCGCCCAAATCGCAAATTGATGATGGTTTGATTGATTTGGTGGTTTTGAAACCCTTTCCATTTGGAGCAGCTCCAATAATTGGTGTTAGGTTGTTTAGAGGTACTTTGCCCAATTCTAGGTATATTGATATGGAGGTGTCGGAGGAATATAGTCTAAAATCTGAAAAGCCATTATTGATTCATTTTGATGGCGAACCTTTACAATTAGATACCAATGAAATAAAAATTTCAGTTAAGCCAAAATCGCTCAAAGTTGTTGGCGGCTTGATATAA
- a CDS encoding YybH family protein produces the protein MKKRFLSFILLLMSLNALSQTNQDKKTILDILERQTQAWNNGDVTTFMKGYWESDSLMYIGKSGVTYGYQKTLESYKKNYPDKSAMGTLKFTIIKVEFQSPTVCFLVGKWALTRPEKGDIGGHYTLLWRKINKQWVIVADHSS, from the coding sequence ATGAAAAAACGATTTCTCTCTTTTATCCTTTTACTAATGAGTTTGAATGCTTTATCTCAAACCAATCAAGATAAAAAAACAATTCTGGATATTCTTGAGCGACAAACCCAAGCTTGGAATAACGGCGACGTAACTACCTTTATGAAAGGCTATTGGGAATCCGACTCGCTAATGTACATTGGCAAATCGGGGGTGACGTATGGTTATCAAAAAACGTTGGAGAGTTACAAAAAAAATTATCCCGACAAATCGGCAATGGGTACGCTAAAATTCACCATTATTAAAGTAGAATTTCAGTCACCAACTGTATGTTTTCTTGTAGGGAAATGGGCACTTACCAGACCCGAAAAAGGTGATATTGGAGGGCATTATACCTTACTTTGGCGAAAAATCAATAAACAATGGGTGATTGTGGCCGACCATTCTTCTTAA
- a CDS encoding MaoC family dehydratase produces the protein MIALNTVYRHKFSFTQDDVILFAKVSGDNNPLHLDAEFAATTQFKRPIIHGALASSIFSKIMGTEFPGYGSVYLKQVSEYKRPMFVDTDYEAVFTVINIDEAKHIADIKCEIMDVATGKKTTDGLATIMNKDHF, from the coding sequence ATGATTGCTCTTAACACAGTTTATCGTCATAAGTTTTCATTTACCCAAGATGACGTAATTTTATTCGCAAAAGTATCAGGCGACAACAATCCATTGCACCTCGATGCCGAATTTGCTGCTACAACCCAATTCAAACGTCCGATTATTCATGGAGCATTGGCTTCTAGTATTTTTTCAAAAATAATGGGTACTGAATTTCCTGGTTATGGAAGTGTTTACCTCAAGCAAGTATCAGAATATAAACGGCCAATGTTTGTAGATACCGATTACGAAGCAGTTTTTACGGTAATCAATATCGACGAAGCCAAACACATTGCCGATATTAAATGCGAAATAATGGATGTAGCCACTGGCAAAAAAACTACCGATGGCCTTGCTACTATTATGAATAAAGACCATTTCTAG